In Clostridium swellfunianum, a genomic segment contains:
- a CDS encoding ABC transporter substrate-binding protein, with product MKKIKILVSGLLVLSMLAGVGCSSKTNEVSNKPDEKTKLVWAGWTGEEEANKGIIKDIISTYNTSTDKAEISWVGWPWANTLQQLIIRTQSNQDLDVAQVDMAWVATLAKMDVLVDLNEVLGADWMKENVSEAALKSGNIGGKQVAVPWTQASIGMVYNPTILKNAGVAKVPETVDEFEAALKKIKEYDKNIIPYAAATKEAGSIAKDVNAWFWTFGGQYINDEGKVVINSEANEKALTWYKGLKDKGYIAMDLTRFDARQLFAQNKVAFYDDAILARGIAKSNGVAADKLDTTIQPMPRPVLKAGDKPQSTLWGHQLVIFKSAKDKAKAGDFIKYLISKDTSLKYFGATGSVPVINSAINDDKVKNDKWSSQWLKITETGKKAETQKYENDSQLATIVTEEIQNTLLGTKTPKKALEDAQNRLQQNIN from the coding sequence ATGAAAAAGATTAAAATTTTAGTTTCAGGTCTTTTAGTACTTAGCATGCTTGCTGGTGTTGGTTGCTCCAGTAAGACAAATGAAGTAAGCAATAAGCCTGATGAAAAGACTAAGTTAGTTTGGGCAGGCTGGACAGGCGAAGAAGAAGCAAATAAAGGAATAATAAAAGATATTATAAGTACCTACAACACTTCAACAGATAAGGCTGAGATTTCTTGGGTAGGTTGGCCATGGGCTAATACACTTCAGCAGCTTATAATAAGAACCCAGAGCAATCAGGACCTCGATGTGGCACAGGTGGATATGGCTTGGGTAGCAACACTGGCAAAGATGGACGTGTTAGTAGATTTGAATGAAGTATTAGGCGCGGATTGGATGAAGGAAAATGTTTCTGAAGCAGCTTTAAAGTCTGGAAATATAGGTGGAAAACAGGTTGCTGTACCTTGGACCCAGGCATCTATTGGCATGGTTTATAATCCTACAATATTAAAAAACGCAGGAGTTGCTAAGGTTCCTGAAACTGTAGATGAATTTGAAGCAGCTCTTAAAAAGATAAAAGAATACGATAAAAACATAATTCCTTATGCAGCAGCAACTAAAGAAGCAGGAAGTATAGCAAAGGACGTAAATGCTTGGTTCTGGACCTTTGGAGGTCAATATATAAATGATGAGGGGAAGGTTGTTATAAATAGTGAAGCAAATGAAAAAGCTTTAACCTGGTATAAAGGCTTAAAGGATAAGGGCTATATAGCAATGGATTTAACAAGATTTGATGCAAGACAGTTATTTGCTCAAAACAAAGTTGCTTTCTATGACGATGCTATCTTAGCAAGAGGTATAGCTAAGAGCAATGGTGTTGCAGCAGATAAGCTTGATACTACAATACAGCCAATGCCAAGACCAGTTTTAAAGGCAGGGGATAAACCTCAGTCCACCTTATGGGGTCACCAGTTAGTAATATTTAAAAGTGCCAAGGATAAAGCAAAGGCTGGAGACTTTATAAAATACTTAATCAGTAAAGATACTTCCTTAAAATACTTTGGAGCAACAGGCTCAGTACCAGTAATAAATTCAGCTATAAATGATGATAAAGTTAAAAATGACAAGTGGTCAAGTCAGTGGCTAAAGATTACTGAAACAGGTAAAAAAGCTGAAACTCAAAAATATGAGAACGATAGCCAATTAGCAACTATAGTTACTGAAGAAATTCAAAATACACTGCTTGGAACAAAAACTCCTAAGAAGGCATTGGAGGACGCACAAAACAGACTTCAGCAGAATATCAACTAG